TTCAGCATTGAATACGTCAATCCAGTTGTCGCCAGAGGTGTGAACCGTAGGCCCGAGGAAATTGTAGGTCAGCAGCTACTACAGCTGTTTCCCGAATGTAAAAACAGTGGTATTTTCGATCGCTACGTGACAGTCGCCGAAACTGGCATTTCTGAGACATTTGAGACGTTTTACAACAGTCAAGCACTAACCGGTTGGTTTCGTAACGTCGTTGTCAAGCTCAACGATGGGATTGCGGTTTCCTTTAGCAACATTACTGATCGCAAACAAGCAGAACTAGCACTTCAACAGCAAGAGCAGCACTTCAAAGTTGCTTTACAAACCGCCAAGCTGGGTTCTTGGGAGCATGACCTGATTACAGGAGTTTTAACTTGTTCGGCTCAATGTAAGGCGAACTTTGGCTTACCAGCCGATGCCGAGTTTACTCACGAAACCTTGTTTGCGGTGCTGCATCCCGATGACGTACCCCTGGTTCAGGCAGCAATTGAGCGTTCCATTCAATCAGGAACAGACTATGAGGTAGAGGAGCGTTGCTACCATCCTGATGGGAGTCTGCACTGGTTGATTGTCCGAGGTCAGATTATCTATGAGGCTAATGGCACGCCGATTCGCATGGTGGGGGTCACGCTCGATATCACAGAACGCAAGCAATTTGAGGAGTCGCTCCGAGCCGCCAACCAACATACTTCCAACATTCTGGAAAGCATCACAGATGCTTTCATCGCCTTTGACCGCGACTGGCGCTATATCTACGTCAACCAAGAAGCGGCTCGGATGTTAGGGCGATCGCCTGGGGACCTGTTGGGACAACGCTGGCAGGATGTTTTTCCTGAGGTGGCTCGGCAAAATACGGTGACAGGCCGAGCCCTCCACCAAGCGATGACGGAACAAGTGAGCGCTCGCTTGGAAGTCTTTTCTCTGGCAGCTCAGCGTTGGATAGAGATGTCCATTTTTCCTTCACCCAATGGAGTAGCTGCATGGTTTCGCGACATTAGTGACCGCAAACGAGCCGAGCACCGTCGAGATGCTCAATACGCGATCGCCCGTATCCTCGCAGAGGCTACGACCATTGCTGAAGCGGCCCCTGCAATTTTGCAAGCGCTCTGTGAGAATTTAGGCTGGCAAGTGGGTGTGCTTTGGAGTGTCATCCCAGAGCCACCCGTGCTCCATTGCATTGACTGCTGGCAAGCGCCAGATGCAGAGCTGCATAAATTCATTCAGACCAGTCAGCAAATGACCTTTGTCTCAGGTGTTGGGATTCCGGGTCGAGTCTGGGCCAACCGTCAACCCCTTTGGATCACCGAAATCAGTCAAGACAGCAACTTCCTCAGAGCGACGCTTTCTTCCCAGACTGGGCTAAAGTCTGCTTTTGGCTTTCCCATTCAGTTGGGTCACGAGATTCTAGGGATCATTGAGTGCTTTAGCGATCGC
Above is a genomic segment from Trichocoleus sp. FACHB-46 containing:
- a CDS encoding PAS domain S-box protein → MTDAKAVISSHSSFIPNTETTGLLESEARFRFVLEASPDGFTILRTVRDQAGAIADFSIEYVNPVVARGVNRRPEEIVGQQLLQLFPECKNSGIFDRYVTVAETGISETFETFYNSQALTGWFRNVVVKLNDGIAVSFSNITDRKQAELALQQQEQHFKVALQTAKLGSWEHDLITGVLTCSAQCKANFGLPADAEFTHETLFAVLHPDDVPLVQAAIERSIQSGTDYEVEERCYHPDGSLHWLIVRGQIIYEANGTPIRMVGVTLDITERKQFEESLRAANQHTSNILESITDAFIAFDRDWRYIYVNQEAARMLGRSPGDLLGQRWQDVFPEVARQNTVTGRALHQAMTEQVSARLEVFSLAAQRWIEMSIFPSPNGVAAWFRDISDRKRAEHRRDAQYAIARILAEATTIAEAAPAILQALCENLGWQVGVLWSVIPEPPVLHCIDCWQAPDAELHKFIQTSQQMTFVSGVGIPGRVWANRQPLWITEISQDSNFLRATLSSQTGLKSAFGFPIQLGHEILGIIECFSDRVQEPDPDLLQMMAAIGSQIGQFMERKRTEIALRESQDLFQSFMNHSPMAAFI